The Klebsiella sp. RHBSTW-00484 genome includes a window with the following:
- a CDS encoding DUF2541 family protein: MKSLIHISTGLLLSTALVASVSANDHKILGVVAMPRNETNDLTLKLPVCRVIKRIQLTTDRGDVQLSGATVYFKASNSASQSLNVPSTIKQGTTTNWININSDNDNKRCVKKIAFSGHTINSSDMASLKIIGDD, encoded by the coding sequence ATGAAATCACTCATTCATATATCAACGGGATTGCTTTTAAGCACTGCATTAGTGGCTTCAGTATCTGCTAACGATCATAAAATTTTAGGCGTAGTCGCCATGCCAAGAAATGAGACTAACGACCTGACTCTGAAGCTGCCTGTTTGTCGGGTAATCAAACGCATCCAGCTCACGACTGACCGAGGCGATGTCCAACTCTCCGGCGCAACGGTGTACTTTAAAGCCAGCAATAGCGCCAGCCAGAGCCTCAATGTACCGTCAACGATAAAGCAAGGTACAACCACTAACTGGATTAACATTAATAGCGATAACGATAATAAACGTTGCGTGAAGAAAATTGCTTTTTCCGGCCACACGATCAACTCCTCTGACATGGCCTCGCTAAAAATTATCGGCGATGATTAA